In one Pseudomonas tensinigenes genomic region, the following are encoded:
- a CDS encoding aspartate aminotransferase family protein, with product MSAEFDSTRSTRDYQASDAAHHIHAFVDQKALNEEGPRVMVSGDRLALWDNDGKRYLDGMSGLWCTNLGYGRKDLAAAATAQLEQLPYYNMFFHTTHPAVIELSELLFSLLPKHYSHAIYTNSGSEANEVLIRTVRKFWQVMGKPEKKIMIGRWNGYHGSTLAATALGGMKFMHEMGGTIPDVAHIDEPYWFAHEGNLSPEEFGLQAARQLEEKILELGADKVAAFVAEPFQGAGGMIIPPATYWPEIQRICRKYDVLLCADEVIGGFGRTGEWFAHQAFGFEPDTLSIAKGLTSGYIPMGGLILSRRMAEALVEKGGVFAHGLTYSGHPVAAAVAIANLKALRDEGVVTQVKTDTGPYLQNCLREVFGNHPLVGEIQGVGLVAALQFAEDKASRKRLVNENDIAWRCRTIGFEEGLIIRSTLGRMIMAPALIATRPELDELIDKTRIAVDRTAREYGVL from the coding sequence ATGTCCGCCGAATTCGATTCGACCCGCAGTACCCGCGATTACCAAGCCTCTGACGCCGCTCACCACATCCATGCGTTCGTCGATCAGAAGGCCCTCAACGAGGAAGGCCCGCGGGTGATGGTCAGCGGCGATCGGCTGGCGTTGTGGGACAACGACGGCAAGCGTTACCTGGACGGCATGTCCGGCCTCTGGTGCACCAACCTCGGCTACGGGCGCAAGGATCTGGCCGCCGCCGCGACCGCGCAGCTGGAACAACTGCCCTACTACAACATGTTCTTCCACACCACTCACCCCGCGGTGATTGAACTGTCCGAATTGCTCTTCAGCCTGCTGCCCAAGCACTACAGCCACGCGATCTACACCAACTCCGGCTCCGAAGCCAACGAGGTGCTGATCCGCACCGTGCGCAAGTTCTGGCAGGTGATGGGCAAGCCCGAGAAGAAAATCATGATCGGCCGCTGGAACGGCTACCACGGCTCGACCCTCGCCGCGACAGCATTGGGCGGGATGAAATTCATGCACGAAATGGGCGGCACCATTCCTGATGTCGCGCACATCGATGAGCCGTACTGGTTCGCCCACGAAGGTAATCTCAGCCCGGAAGAATTTGGCCTGCAAGCCGCGCGGCAACTGGAAGAGAAGATTCTCGAGTTGGGCGCCGACAAGGTTGCCGCGTTCGTCGCCGAACCGTTCCAGGGCGCGGGTGGGATGATCATTCCGCCGGCGACTTACTGGCCGGAAATCCAGCGCATCTGTCGTAAATACGATGTGCTGCTGTGTGCTGACGAAGTGATTGGCGGTTTCGGCCGTACCGGCGAATGGTTCGCCCATCAGGCGTTCGGTTTTGAACCGGACACCCTGTCGATCGCCAAGGGCCTGACCTCGGGTTACATCCCCATGGGCGGTTTGATTCTGTCGCGGCGCATGGCCGAGGCGTTGGTAGAAAAAGGTGGCGTGTTTGCACATGGCCTGACCTATTCCGGGCACCCGGTTGCGGCCGCTGTGGCGATTGCCAACCTCAAGGCCTTGCGCGATGAAGGCGTGGTGACTCAGGTGAAAACCGACACCGGGCCGTATCTGCAGAATTGCTTGCGCGAAGTGTTCGGCAATCACCCGTTGGTGGGTGAGATTCAGGGCGTGGGTTTGGTGGCTGCGTTGCAGTTCGCTGAAGACAAGGCCAGCCGCAAGCGCCTTGTCAATGAAAACGACATTGCCTGGCGTTGCCGTACGATCGGCTTTGAGGAGGGGTTGATCATTCGGTCGACATTGGGGCGGATGATCATGGCGCCGGCGTTGATTGCTACGCGCCCGGAGCTGGATGAGCTGATCGACA
- a CDS encoding TetR/AcrR family transcriptional regulator — MSGLRERQKEQRREVIAAAALELFKTNGFAATTLDQIAVQAGVSAPTVVNYFGGKQEILLALLKQPDEQAMREARANLDDDSDPLEALCEFEGLMTHYQLQAMPASLWRELAPFLFTGELARALDPWNTAVIEETKALLEHFQRVGKIRESIDIDVAATLFNQYANVAFIRLATEATPDREAHALHMRSVLSLLCHGMLVS, encoded by the coding sequence ATGAGCGGACTCAGAGAGCGGCAGAAGGAACAGCGCAGGGAAGTGATCGCTGCGGCGGCGCTGGAGCTGTTCAAAACCAATGGTTTCGCTGCGACAACGCTGGACCAGATCGCCGTGCAGGCCGGCGTTTCCGCACCGACCGTGGTGAATTATTTCGGCGGCAAGCAGGAGATTCTCCTGGCGCTGCTCAAGCAACCGGACGAGCAGGCCATGCGCGAGGCGCGGGCCAATCTGGATGACGACAGCGATCCACTGGAAGCCTTGTGCGAGTTCGAAGGCCTGATGACCCATTACCAGTTGCAAGCGATGCCGGCATCGCTGTGGCGTGAACTGGCGCCGTTTCTGTTCACCGGTGAACTGGCTCGGGCGCTGGATCCGTGGAACACCGCGGTGATCGAGGAAACCAAGGCCTTGCTGGAACATTTTCAGCGCGTCGGCAAGATCCGCGAATCAATCGATATCGATGTCGCGGCGACGTTGTTCAACCAGTATGCGAATGTGGCGTTCATTCGCCTGGCCACCGAAGCGACGCCGGACAGGGAAGCGCATGCGCTGCACATGCGCAGTGTGTTGAGTCTGCTGTGTCACGGCATGTTGGTGAGTTGA
- a CDS encoding AAA domain-containing protein, producing MQGNQQDKDVLRGWCAFVEATGLAKSRIQDVEHEQEIRLQGKDIEEDASGFFISLSSVQSEALRVRFAKRDEEGRLQTEPLQIGFPLLRVIEGSKSFFVPLFRYSVPDHCLSTPALHLCVPVKKGAEVVPNIAAFRQYLDIDIEELGAERHMMSLAAACSGKQGEDFVSVFRTFLAWVNHRLAGLKPDRADLSDIFLEKHITALVCPEVNTDFNSREQLKDYKILLERPDVRTPSLLQQYILQRTLTTAATLEFTRFPYGLFERKYPLGRGQMATLTQVSSGAPLVAVQGAPGTGKTTLFKSLIASQLVERALACIGGADCNLGLVVTSTAKKAVENVIDDFRDDPSLKDLKWLYFLGGDKNQITDEVERVNALLVQLNEQTYDKTRQGSLANRITAIRQLIDGVFARFLVLTRTLDQATAALAAPSPEVFQARLETLKREVAEKGIALKMPAAREQPAELSVLSAQCKHALVEVAAHKNRHAQAMECLSRHYSRLIDAPFAETAYEEWLASTLSETLEHHYADYPTGLFAPLLAWIQRSKYTRARSHLQKSFSDEFSRYQLASLSDVQFAELARNRRALYQLSTTQETLDILRLGLPDTAHEEQIKALVMAIEQLVQRTRDWASYNKAHHDLHSEFPEGDWVEVLRKRFIAQQREIFESAVDYLWQELLRQKAALAQVLPLWCNLLNGQLDSGFYKWKDKLDEFYRLVSLAYPVMASTLASVQKLAGYKLGDLNGFAPYALSLVDEAGMISAESLVPLLARSQRAIVVGDPMQIEPIRGLGKATADKLKAHYFADNTLYEAVSPMLVTAYHRAAGTLSGAVTDMGNGIVLDEHRRCQPAIAELFMQIAGYRGVQVCTSAPEARIGAACDSMGGFNLMFYGVQGRRGAMPNTNQDEVEAIGLLLDKLEAAGYDLTKDVGIITPYSNQKNLLIKAYGQRMKQSQALKIGSVHQFQGVGFEVIIYSPVIFQRTDRNNFQNGKPNLLNVAVSRAKQQFIVVGNQQRLLAAGKSLKKMAEVCSASFFVSMEHQSPTYASVNANGVKHYFDCDHISAFDTLLSASQRSFTVVVPWIRQGINRNHPPLKLLRTAQERGIKVTVYYGYDGLGQKNADDGDAGLIIAYQRELGAESVVRLPEGTHEKILLVDDQVATVGSWNWLSHSYYQYCATTTHRSLALRRETSVELRDPALISALKQRLGQA from the coding sequence ATGCAAGGCAATCAGCAAGACAAGGATGTACTTCGCGGTTGGTGTGCTTTTGTCGAGGCGACCGGGCTCGCTAAAAGCCGGATTCAGGATGTGGAGCATGAGCAGGAGATCAGACTCCAAGGCAAAGACATCGAGGAAGATGCCAGCGGGTTCTTCATCTCGCTGTCCAGTGTGCAATCGGAGGCCTTGAGGGTTCGGTTTGCAAAAAGGGACGAAGAGGGACGGTTGCAGACTGAACCGCTGCAGATCGGCTTTCCGCTGTTGCGAGTAATCGAAGGTTCCAAATCATTCTTCGTGCCGCTGTTTCGCTACTCAGTCCCGGACCATTGCCTGTCGACACCGGCGTTGCATCTGTGCGTACCGGTGAAGAAAGGCGCTGAAGTCGTTCCCAATATTGCAGCGTTCCGCCAGTACCTCGACATCGACATCGAGGAACTGGGAGCCGAGCGCCACATGATGAGCCTCGCCGCCGCCTGTTCCGGTAAACAGGGCGAGGACTTTGTCAGTGTGTTTCGAACCTTTCTGGCTTGGGTCAATCATCGACTTGCCGGTTTGAAACCTGATCGCGCCGATCTTTCCGACATTTTTCTGGAAAAGCACATTACTGCGCTGGTCTGTCCTGAGGTGAATACCGACTTCAACTCCAGGGAGCAACTCAAGGACTACAAGATCCTGCTTGAGCGGCCGGACGTCCGAACACCCTCGCTGCTCCAGCAATATATTCTGCAGCGCACGCTCACCACTGCTGCGACGCTTGAATTCACGCGTTTCCCCTACGGCCTGTTCGAACGCAAATATCCGTTGGGGCGAGGCCAGATGGCCACGCTGACACAGGTCTCCAGCGGTGCGCCGCTGGTGGCGGTGCAAGGCGCACCGGGCACTGGCAAAACCACCCTGTTCAAATCGCTGATCGCCAGCCAGCTTGTCGAGCGGGCGCTGGCCTGTATCGGTGGCGCAGACTGCAACCTGGGATTGGTGGTGACCTCCACTGCCAAGAAAGCCGTCGAGAATGTCATCGATGATTTTCGCGATGACCCGTCTCTCAAAGACCTCAAATGGTTGTATTTCCTCGGCGGTGACAAAAATCAAATCACTGACGAAGTCGAGCGCGTCAATGCACTGCTGGTGCAATTGAATGAGCAGACGTACGACAAAACCCGGCAGGGTTCGCTTGCCAACCGGATAACAGCAATCCGACAGCTGATCGACGGGGTTTTCGCTCGCTTCCTCGTTCTGACTCGAACCCTTGATCAGGCGACAGCGGCATTGGCCGCCCCTTCACCCGAAGTGTTCCAGGCGCGCCTGGAAACACTCAAGCGTGAAGTGGCCGAGAAGGGCATCGCGCTGAAAATGCCCGCCGCGCGCGAGCAACCTGCGGAGTTAAGCGTCCTCTCGGCGCAGTGCAAACATGCCCTCGTCGAGGTCGCGGCACACAAAAACCGGCATGCTCAGGCGATGGAATGCTTGTCTCGACACTACAGCAGGCTGATTGATGCTCCGTTCGCCGAAACTGCCTATGAGGAATGGCTCGCCAGTACGCTCAGCGAGACGCTTGAACATCACTACGCCGACTATCCGACAGGATTGTTTGCGCCCTTGCTGGCCTGGATACAACGAAGCAAATACACGCGTGCGCGCAGTCATCTGCAAAAGTCATTTTCGGATGAGTTCTCTCGCTACCAGTTAGCGAGCCTGAGCGATGTCCAGTTCGCCGAGTTGGCGCGCAATCGCAGGGCGCTGTATCAACTCAGTACGACGCAAGAAACCCTGGATATTTTGCGGTTGGGGCTGCCCGATACCGCGCACGAAGAGCAAATCAAAGCGCTGGTCATGGCCATCGAGCAACTTGTTCAGCGAACCCGCGATTGGGCCAGCTACAACAAGGCTCATCATGATTTGCACAGTGAGTTCCCTGAAGGGGATTGGGTGGAAGTGCTGCGCAAACGCTTTATTGCGCAACAGCGGGAAATATTCGAATCCGCCGTCGACTACCTATGGCAAGAACTGCTTCGGCAAAAAGCCGCTCTCGCCCAGGTATTGCCCTTGTGGTGCAACCTGTTGAACGGGCAACTCGACAGCGGTTTCTACAAATGGAAGGACAAACTCGACGAGTTCTATCGACTGGTCAGTCTTGCCTATCCGGTCATGGCCTCGACATTGGCCTCGGTGCAGAAACTGGCCGGATACAAACTGGGCGATCTGAACGGTTTTGCTCCGTATGCGCTCAGTCTGGTAGATGAGGCCGGGATGATTTCGGCGGAATCGCTGGTGCCGCTATTGGCCCGCAGCCAACGGGCGATCGTGGTCGGTGACCCGATGCAAATCGAGCCGATTCGCGGATTGGGTAAAGCCACGGCGGACAAACTCAAGGCGCACTATTTTGCCGATAACACCCTGTACGAGGCGGTCTCACCGATGCTGGTCACCGCTTATCATCGCGCCGCTGGCACATTGAGTGGCGCTGTAACCGATATGGGCAACGGTATCGTTCTGGATGAACACAGACGGTGTCAGCCCGCCATTGCCGAGCTGTTCATGCAGATCGCCGGCTATCGGGGTGTACAGGTTTGCACCAGCGCCCCTGAAGCGCGTATTGGCGCCGCTTGTGACAGCATGGGCGGCTTCAACCTCATGTTTTATGGTGTACAGGGCCGCAGAGGCGCGATGCCCAACACCAATCAGGATGAAGTCGAGGCCATCGGGCTGTTATTGGACAAACTGGAAGCGGCCGGCTACGACCTGACCAAAGATGTCGGGATCATCACGCCGTATTCCAACCAGAAAAACCTGCTGATCAAAGCCTACGGTCAGCGAATGAAACAAAGTCAGGCGCTCAAGATCGGATCTGTCCATCAGTTCCAGGGCGTAGGTTTTGAAGTCATCATTTACTCGCCGGTTATTTTTCAGCGCACTGACCGGAACAACTTTCAAAACGGCAAACCCAATCTGCTGAATGTCGCCGTATCGAGGGCAAAACAGCAATTTATCGTGGTCGGTAACCAGCAGCGTCTGCTGGCTGCCGGGAAGTCGCTGAAGAAAATGGCAGAAGTGTGCTCGGCCTCCTTCTTTGTCAGCATGGAACACCAGAGCCCAACCTATGCGAGCGTTAATGCCAACGGCGTGAAGCATTATTTCGACTGTGATCACATCAGCGCATTCGACACATTGCTATCGGCGTCTCAGCGCTCCTTCACGGTGGTAGTGCCCTGGATTCGCCAGGGCATCAACCGCAATCACCCGCCGCTCAAACTGCTGCGCACCGCCCAGGAGCGCGGGATCAAGGTCACTGTTTATTACGGCTATGACGGGCTGGGACAGAAAAATGCCGATGATGGCGACGCCGGTCTGATCATTGCGTATCAGCGTGAACTGGGCGCCGAATCTGTCGTGCGTTTACCGGAGGGAACCCACGAGAAAATCCTCCTGGTGGATGATCAGGTGGCAACGGTGGGGAGCTGGAACTGGCTGTCGCACAGCTACTATCAATACTGCGCGACGACCACCCACCGATCATTGGCGTTGCGTCGTGAAACCAGCGTCGAGTTGCGTGATCCAGCGCTGATAAGTGCTTTGAAACAAAGACTGGGTCAGGCCTGA
- the proP gene encoding glycine betaine/L-proline transporter ProP has protein sequence MKSRKKTVKPIGLNDITIVDDAKMRKAITAAALGNAMEWFDFGVYGFVAYVLGKVFFPGADPGTQMIAALATFSVPFLIRPLGGLFFGALGDKYGRQKVLAATIVIMSLSTFAIGLIPSYASIGIWAPILLLLAKMAQGFSVGGEYTGASIFVAEYAPDRKRGFLGSWLDFGSIAGFVLGAGVVVLISTTLGEAKFEEWGWRLPFFLALPLGMIGLYLRHALEETPAFQQHVEKLEQGDREGLAGGPKVSFKEVATKHWRSLMTCIGVVAVTNVTYYMLLTYMPSYLSHNLHYSENRGVLIIIAIMVGMLFVQPAIGFISDKIGRKPFIVVGSIGLFILAIPAFMLINSGKIGLIFAGLLMLAVLLNFFIGVMASTLPAMFPTHIRYSALAAAFNVSVLIAGLTPTVVAWLVESTNNLYMPAYYLMVIAVVGLVTGVTMKETANKPLRGAAPAASDLEEAKELLQEHHDNIEQKIEDIDAEIAELEEKRKLLVQQHPRIKE, from the coding sequence ATGAAATCACGCAAGAAAACCGTCAAGCCGATCGGCCTGAACGACATCACCATTGTCGACGACGCCAAGATGCGCAAGGCGATCACCGCCGCCGCACTGGGCAATGCCATGGAATGGTTCGACTTTGGTGTGTACGGCTTCGTCGCCTATGTACTCGGCAAAGTGTTCTTCCCCGGCGCCGACCCCGGCACGCAGATGATCGCCGCGCTGGCGACGTTCTCGGTGCCCTTCCTGATCCGGCCGCTGGGCGGCTTGTTCTTCGGCGCATTGGGTGACAAGTACGGACGACAGAAAGTCCTCGCCGCGACCATCGTGATCATGTCGCTGAGCACCTTCGCCATCGGCCTGATTCCGTCCTATGCCTCGATCGGCATCTGGGCGCCGATCCTGCTGTTGCTGGCGAAAATGGCCCAGGGTTTCTCTGTCGGTGGCGAATACACTGGTGCGTCAATCTTCGTCGCTGAATATGCGCCGGACCGCAAGCGCGGGTTCCTCGGCAGTTGGCTCGACTTCGGCTCGATTGCCGGTTTCGTCCTCGGTGCCGGCGTGGTGGTGCTGATCTCGACGACGCTGGGCGAGGCGAAGTTTGAGGAATGGGGCTGGCGCCTGCCGTTCTTCCTCGCCTTGCCACTGGGCATGATCGGCCTCTACTTGCGTCACGCGCTGGAAGAAACCCCGGCGTTCCAGCAGCACGTCGAAAAGCTTGAGCAAGGCGATCGCGAAGGCCTCGCCGGCGGCCCGAAAGTCTCGTTCAAAGAGGTCGCGACCAAACACTGGCGCAGCCTGATGACCTGCATCGGCGTGGTGGCGGTGACGAACGTTACCTACTACATGCTGCTCACCTACATGCCGAGCTACCTGTCGCACAACCTGCACTACAGCGAAAACCGTGGCGTGCTGATCATCATCGCGATCATGGTCGGCATGCTCTTCGTGCAGCCGGCGATTGGTTTTATCAGCGACAAGATTGGCCGCAAACCCTTCATCGTCGTCGGCAGCATCGGTTTGTTCATTCTGGCGATTCCGGCGTTCATGCTGATCAACAGCGGCAAGATCGGTTTGATCTTCGCCGGCCTGCTGATGCTGGCCGTGCTGCTGAACTTCTTTATCGGCGTCATGGCCTCGACCCTGCCGGCGATGTTCCCCACGCACATTCGCTACAGCGCGCTGGCGGCAGCTTTCAACGTTTCGGTATTGATTGCCGGCCTGACCCCGACCGTGGTCGCCTGGCTGGTCGAGAGCACCAACAATCTGTACATGCCGGCGTATTACCTGATGGTGATTGCCGTGGTCGGTCTGGTCACCGGTGTGACCATGAAGGAAACCGCCAACAAGCCATTGCGTGGCGCCGCGCCGGCGGCGTCTGACCTGGAAGAGGCGAAGGAATTGCTGCAAGAGCATCACGACAACATCGAGCAGAAGATCGAAGACATCGATGCTGAAATTGCCGAACTGGAGGAGAAGCGCAAGTTGCTGGTGCAGCAGCATCCGCGGATCAAAGAGTGA
- a CDS encoding DUF3313 domain-containing protein, whose translation MSRIRSLSLSIVTTLSLAACSSKTPEHAGFLRDYSVLAERRSPSGQPVLAWVSPALARGRYTQVYLAPSQFYPSAEPTQRIPLSTLSGVTDYYDAALRLELSKVMHLVNQPGPNTLIVRPAITQVATSTQGLRFYEWLPVTLVAAGVSTATGIRDQDSEVATEVSFEDGSTGEVIAEVVRKGTGVPLENDRQVLTADDVKVVLDGWASDLRQSYTAIRR comes from the coding sequence ATGTCGCGTATTCGTTCACTGTCGCTGTCCATTGTCACCACGTTGAGCCTGGCGGCGTGCAGCAGCAAAACGCCGGAACACGCCGGGTTTCTGCGTGACTACAGCGTGTTGGCCGAGCGCCGGTCGCCGTCCGGGCAGCCCGTGTTGGCGTGGGTCAGCCCGGCCCTCGCCCGTGGTCGATACACGCAGGTTTATCTGGCGCCGAGTCAGTTCTACCCGAGTGCCGAGCCGACACAACGGATTCCGCTGAGCACCCTGTCCGGCGTTACTGACTACTACGATGCGGCGCTGCGGCTGGAATTGAGCAAAGTGATGCATCTGGTCAATCAACCCGGGCCGAACACCCTGATAGTGCGCCCCGCTATCACTCAAGTGGCGACCAGTACTCAGGGTTTGCGCTTTTATGAATGGCTGCCGGTCACCCTCGTCGCTGCCGGTGTCAGTACGGCGACCGGCATCCGTGATCAGGACAGCGAGGTTGCCACCGAAGTGTCGTTCGAGGACGGTTCGACCGGCGAAGTGATTGCCGAAGTGGTGCGCAAAGGCACCGGGGTGCCGCTGGAGAACGACAGGCAGGTGCTGACCGCCGATGACGTCAAAGTCGTGCTGGATGGCTGGGCCAGCGACCTGCGGCAATCGTATACGGCCATCCGCCGGTAA
- a CDS encoding response regulator codes for MDPVTVSRLLFVDDDVEILALLKKFFVQHAYEVDVAPHGEAMWAAIAQNRPDTIILDLMMPGESGLSLCQKVRAQLGIPIIMLTAMAELSDRIVGLELGADDYLTKPFAPQELLARVRALQRRASEQRQAVEPSRPVIGFAGWHLDITCRELRSPENVMIPLSGGEFDLLVVFLDHPQRILTREQLIDLTHGHGHDAFDRSIDVQVSRLRRKIEPDSKRPDLIRTVRNGGYLFTAKVTRS; via the coding sequence ATGGATCCTGTGACTGTGAGCAGACTGCTGTTCGTCGACGACGACGTGGAAATCCTCGCGCTGCTGAAGAAGTTCTTCGTGCAGCACGCCTATGAAGTCGACGTGGCGCCGCACGGCGAGGCCATGTGGGCGGCGATCGCGCAGAACCGTCCGGACACGATCATTCTTGATCTGATGATGCCCGGCGAAAGCGGCCTGAGCCTGTGCCAGAAAGTGCGCGCGCAGCTGGGCATTCCGATCATCATGCTCACCGCCATGGCCGAGTTGAGTGATCGCATTGTCGGCCTGGAGTTGGGCGCGGACGATTACCTGACCAAACCGTTCGCCCCGCAGGAATTGCTCGCCCGGGTGCGCGCCTTGCAGCGTCGCGCCAGCGAACAGCGTCAAGCAGTTGAGCCTTCACGCCCGGTGATTGGCTTCGCCGGTTGGCATCTGGACATCACCTGCCGCGAATTGCGCTCGCCGGAAAACGTGATGATTCCGCTGTCCGGCGGCGAGTTCGATTTGCTGGTGGTGTTCCTCGATCACCCGCAGCGCATCCTCACCCGCGAGCAACTGATCGACCTGACCCACGGCCACGGCCATGACGCTTTCGACCGCAGCATCGATGTGCAAGTCAGTCGCCTGCGGCGCAAGATCGAACCGGACAGCAAGCGCCCGGACCTGATTCGTACGGTGCGCAACGGCGGCTATTTGTTCACCGCCAAGGTCACACGCTCATGA
- a CDS encoding ATP-binding protein, which translates to MIRRLWRGDTLRRHIALTIVAAMVASLALNALFVQVAGIWARPPIERTGLLEQIAATSRVIEAAPANLRPQLAAAASSAMLQVSWQAQRADFDLPNDGLRLPASRVPVLQQLLGIDRKIEVFSPGDWPNGSPQAHYAAVVQLVDGSWLSFIPPERSWGLEFGVRIAIVIALGLIATLLVAWVATRQLANPLQRFTRAARRFGTDLRAPPIKLEGPDEIRQAIIAFNTMQAQIQHFIAERTHMLASISHDLRAPLTRMRLRSEFMEDLDHQGKLIRDVEEMQSMINAALAFFREDTHREQNTAFDLSELLQTIVDDYRDQHLHVDFDGPAHLVYEGRPLGIKRVIVNLLENALKYAQRPVIALRRDEYSICIEVSDDGPGIPEAALEQVFDPFFRLEASRNRDTGGVGLGLSAARAIVREQGGELTLSNRSGHGLLARVELPRNG; encoded by the coding sequence ATGATCCGTCGACTGTGGCGTGGCGACACGCTGCGCCGGCACATCGCCCTGACCATCGTGGCAGCGATGGTCGCGTCGCTGGCGTTGAATGCACTGTTCGTACAAGTCGCCGGCATCTGGGCGCGACCACCGATTGAACGCACCGGCCTGCTGGAGCAGATTGCCGCGACCTCGCGGGTGATCGAAGCGGCCCCGGCCAACCTGCGCCCGCAACTGGCCGCGGCGGCGAGCAGCGCCATGCTGCAAGTGTCGTGGCAAGCGCAGCGCGCGGATTTCGATCTGCCCAATGACGGGCTTCGCCTGCCAGCGAGCAGGGTGCCGGTGCTCCAGCAACTGCTGGGCATTGATCGAAAAATCGAGGTGTTCAGCCCAGGCGACTGGCCGAACGGCAGTCCCCAGGCGCATTACGCCGCCGTCGTGCAATTGGTCGATGGCAGTTGGTTGTCATTTATCCCGCCGGAGCGCAGTTGGGGTCTGGAGTTTGGCGTGCGTATCGCGATCGTCATTGCCTTGGGACTGATTGCCACGTTGCTGGTCGCCTGGGTCGCCACCCGGCAACTGGCCAACCCGTTGCAGCGTTTCACGCGTGCCGCCAGACGCTTCGGCACCGACCTGCGCGCACCGCCGATCAAGCTCGAAGGCCCTGACGAAATTCGTCAGGCGATCATCGCCTTCAACACCATGCAGGCGCAGATCCAGCACTTCATCGCCGAGCGCACGCACATGCTCGCGTCAATTTCCCACGACCTGCGCGCACCGCTGACACGCATGCGCTTGCGCAGCGAATTCATGGAAGACCTCGATCATCAGGGCAAACTGATTCGCGATGTGGAAGAGATGCAATCGATGATCAACGCCGCGTTGGCGTTCTTCCGCGAAGACACGCACCGCGAGCAGAACACCGCGTTCGATCTGTCGGAACTGCTGCAGACCATCGTCGATGACTACCGCGATCAACACCTTCATGTCGATTTCGATGGCCCGGCGCATCTGGTGTACGAAGGCCGGCCGCTGGGGATCAAGCGGGTGATCGTCAATCTGCTGGAAAATGCGCTGAAGTATGCGCAGCGTCCGGTCATTGCGTTGAGGCGTGACGAGTATTCGATCTGCATCGAGGTCAGCGACGACGGTCCTGGTATTCCCGAGGCGGCGCTTGAGCAGGTTTTCGATCCGTTCTTTCGCCTCGAAGCTTCACGCAATCGCGACACTGGTGGTGTTGGCCTGGGGCTTTCAGCGGCGCGGGCGATTGTGCGAGAGCAGGGCGGAGAACTGACGTTGAGCAACCGTAGTGGCCACGGATTGCTGGCGCGGGTCGAATTGCCGCGTAACGGATAG